GTCGATAACAAAGGAAAAGGAGCAGCATTCTCACCAACCGATCTATTGGCCACATCCTTGGCGAGCTGTATGATCACCACAATGGCCATTGTCGCTGCCGATAAGGGTATTCCGGTACATGGCCTATCGGCCCGGGTGGTGAAACACATGGCCAGCGGTCCACGCAGGGTGGAACGTATAGAAGTTCATTTGGAGATGGATGGAACCGGGTTGAATGCAAAAGCGCGCTCGATCATGGAGCACACGGCACACACATGTCCTGTTGCATTGAGCTTGGAAAGTAGCTTGGTACAGGAAATAACGCTGACCTTTCTCGATAACTAGAGTACTACTCTAAATGGTTTTTTGTTCCGCGCATGTGCGGCCCGAGAATGATGGAAGATCGTTCTTGTGGGGCACAGAGTTCTAGCACAGCGACGCATAGCTGACGCAGTTGTAACGAAACAGGTGCGTTAGATGAGGAGGGTACATGCATTTCGGAAAATGCAAGACCCGACAATCATTGTGCTGGTGTTGGTCCGATCACAAGGACCCGATAGGAGTGGAGGCGGCGGGATCCCGTTTCGATCGGTGAGCTCAAGCCATAGGTCTGCCATACGTACTGCGCACATGGTCCGCTCTGTCCAAAAGCGCACTGATCCGCTGGTCCAATATGGCACGATCGCTTAGTTCTGGCCGTATGCCAAGGATCTTTTCAAATGCTCTTGCTACCCTCCCGCGGACGATGCCTTGCTGATAAGCTGCGTATGACCGGGTAGCAATACGCTCCAATGGCACAAGGCCTATGCCCTTCATTTTATTCTTGACCATCAGTCCGACAAAATCCCGATCGAACAAAGGAGGAACTCGCTGTGGGGTATAGGAAAGACCCATGGAGGATGTGAAATCCTGCCATTTAAAGGCGTTGATGGTATCATAGCAAACAACCGGTATCCAAGGAACTCCCATAGCATCCGCCACGATCGCGCCGTGCATGGCCTCTGTAAGCAGCACCCCGGTTCCTTGTAATTGTTGCAGGATGCTCATCGGTTCGTCCCGTGGGTCGATCGGCGCAATGCCAAGTTCAACGAGGAGACCTTTCCAATCATTGAAAAATTTGAAACTGCCGATATGTGGCATATAGGCAAACGGCGTTACGGTCTCAGTCCGTTCAAGCGGAAATAGGGGCTTAATGAGAATGGCACCATCAGCTATCGCCTTGCTCGCAGGCAGGCCTAATGCCTTAGCGGTCAATGGTCCACGCACACAAATCACATCATCCGTCCCACGCAGCTCTGGTAGGGTGCCGTAGGTGCTCGGTGCGTCTGCCGCAAATCCACTGGAAAAATAAATGCGACGTTCTGTTCGCTCAGTTCCCTTCTTGAGCCCCAATATGGATCCAATGCCAATGAATAGGATGCGTTCGTCGTCATCGAAAAAGTCAGGGAATAGTTTCTTGAAGATGAGCGGGTTCAAGGCATCTCCAAAATTTTGGCCTTCATGGTAGGTCAGTTTCATTGGGACAAAGATGAGTAACGGTATCAGACAGCACAACTGAGTCCCTATGGACGTGCATTGGCCAAATATGTCCTGTCATAACTCGAATTCGACGAAAGTCCCGACACGTTATCACGCGCAATGGAGCAACAGAACTTCTTAAGGCTATCCTTTAAGTGGTTGCAAGCACAAGCACGCTCGATCATGGAGCACACGGCACCTACTTGTCTTGTAGCACTGAGCTTAGAAAGTAGCTTGGTCCGGAAAGTAACGCTGACCTTTCTGGATAATTAGCTTCGTCCATCGGTCAGCCCGTGAACAGCAAAAGCCCGAGCTTCCGCTCTGGGCTTGAACCTAAGACCCCTTACCGGGACAAAGGCTTAACCGCGTTTTTCCGGTGTAACGTTTGTTACTTTACCGTACGCAGGGCAAGAATGGGCGGAGCCGCAGGATGTCATCACAATGCTCGTGAAGAAAACAGCAACCAGTACCAAAAGCACCTTTTTCATCGTTCGTAATTTGTATTCCTAGCCAGAATGGTTCGGCGGGGAATGCTCCCCAAAGTTAGCCCTCATAACGATGTGTTCCGTTAAAATGTTTCAACAATTGGTTCGTCGAACTATTCTGGACCAATACCATCAGCCTTCCAATGGTTAACGCTCCACCTATTTCGAATATTGGCGAGGATTGGATAATTCACTTGCAAAGTGCATTCCAGAGTCCTTCCTATTCTGAACTTTGCACCTTTCTGGATCGTGAACGAACTACCTCGGTGATCTACCCAAAGAAGGAAGACGTGTTCGCTGCGTTCGGTCATACGCCTTTGTTCAACGTGAAGGTGGTCATCCTAGGGCAAGACCCTTATCACGGCGAAGGACAAGCACATGGACTTTCTTTTTCTGTACCAAAGGGTATGCGAACTCCACCTTCTCTGCGGAATATCTTCAAGGAGATCCAACGTGACCTCAATACTGAGGCACCCCGGACGACCGACCTTAGTGGCTGGGCTCAGCAAGGCGTACTTTTGCTAAATACGGTACTTACGGTCCGTGAGAACGAAGCGGGCTCACATCGCAGCAAAGGCTGGGAACAATTCACGGATGCGGTCATAACGGTAGTGTCGGAACAACTGAACGGCATCATCTTCCTACTTTGGGGAAATCCTGCTCAGCACAAGGAATCATTGATCGATACCCAAAAACATGTTGTGCTCAAAGCGCCCCATCCTTCTCCACTCTCAGCACACCGAGGATTCATAGGATGTGGGCATTTCAGTCGCGTAAATGAACTGCTCCAAGAACTAGGAAAAAGCACCATCGACTGGATGCAATGATCACTACTAGGATCATAATCGGGGTGGTGGTGGCAGCGTTCGCCCAATCTCTTCATGCCCAAAAGCACCGGATCGAATTCGTACCGGACATTGAACTGCCGTCGAAATGGTGGCAACCGGTGCAATTACCCACCGCAGCAGGAACCCAGCAGGCCAAGGTCGAACAGATAAACTTCCTATTGAGCAAGGGGTACCTAGAAGCGACGATCGATACCTGCATCACAACAGGTGACACTACGGTCTGCCCTATCGCGGTTGGATGGAATTATCGTTGGGCGCAACTTTCCGGGTCCGGTATTCCTGTCGAGATCGCAAGTGCCGCCAAATTCCGGGATAAATTGTATTCCGGTCGGCCAATAACTCCCCGACAAGTGGCGCGTCTATTCGAAGGGCTCATAAAGCAAAGTGAGAACAACGGTTATCCATTCGTGAACGTGCGTTTCGATAGCTTGAATTTCTCGGATGATGGACTCATGGCCCGTGTCGTTTTGGATAAAGGCCGTTTGGTGAAATTCGATAGTGTGCTCGTGCGTGGAAGTGCTAAGACCAACATCCGTTATTTACATTCATACATCGGAATTCGACCAGGCGACCTTTACAATGAAGCCGTTGTAGCCAGTGTGGAGCGCAGACTAAAAGAGCTTCCTTTCATAGTGCAAAAGCAACGTCCGTATGTGCAATTCACCCAGGAAAGCACGAAACTCTATCTATTCCTTGACACCAAGAAAGCGAGTTCCATAAATGGAGTTCTTGGATTACAACCCGATCCACTTACCGGAAAGACCACGCTAACGGGTGACATTGACCTCCGCCTACGGAATGCCCTGAAACGTGGCGAAGCGATCGAACTGAACTGGCGATCCCTCGTGAATTCCACACAAGACCTGAAGACGCATTTCAACTTGCCCTTCGCCTTCAATACACCATTCGGTGTAGACCTCGGCCTGAAATTATTTAAACGGGATACGACGTTTCTTGAAGTGACCGCGCGAGGTGGACTGGACTATATTTTGCCACGCGGTGATAAACTTTCGGTATTCATAAACAGCAAAAGCAGTGATCGATTGGGGAGGAACACGGTGCAGGTGCCAGGTCTTGCAGATGTGAGTACAATCAGCTACGGCCTCGGCCTGGAAAGGGAACGATTCGATTATCGTTTCAATCCGAAACGCGGACATAGCGCCAAAATAGAAGGTTCAGCTGGGAAAAAGCGCACCACGACGGCCGTATTCGGCCAACAGGAACAACCTCCGGAGATCAGAACGGTGCAATACCAATTGGACGGAACGGCCGTTGCCCATATCCCGATCAAGAGAAGGAGCACTATTCGGCTCGCAGGGCAGGGCGGTTGGATGGTGAATGATGACCTCTACACGAACGAGCTCTATCGCATTGGCGGACTTAAAACGTTGCGAGGCGCTAATGAAGCTTTTATTGTTGCCTCCTCCTATGCAATTGCCACACTGGAATATCGTTTCGTATTCGAAGAGAACTCCAACTTCTTTGCATTCTTCGATCAGGGGTGGTGGGAGAATTCAAGCCAGAATGACTTTGTTACCGATACACCATTCGGTTTTGGAGTAGGCACCATGTTTGAAACGAAGGCAGGCCTTTTCAGCCTCACTTATGCGCTCGGTAAACAGTTCAATAACCCGATCGAATTGCGCACCGGTAAAGTGCATTTCGGGTTCATTAGCTTATTCTGACCTGTGTGCTAAGCGATCCACCTGAATGCTAGCCATTTACCTGTTGCTCAAAGAACACATCAAACTCATCAAACATCAGTATATACACTAGTTTTGCTTACCCTATGCGATCCATGACTCTATTGGCAGTTGCGTTGTCGGTCCCGGTCTTTGCTGGAATTGGCTCGGAACCGACCGTGCGATCGCATCCGAAGCAGGCCTATATCGACTTTCTGCTTGAGTACATGGAACTGCGTTATCCGGAACAGCCGCGAACGGGGACTTTGCTTTATGTCTCGTTGGATCAACAGAGCATGTTCCTCGTAAAAGAGGGCACGCTCTTGAAGGTCTACCCGGTTGCCACTGCTAGCAACGGACCAGGAATGGAAATAAATAGTAATCGCACACCTACTGGTCTTCATGTGATCGGAAAAAAGATCGGTGATAATGTTCCGATGATGGGTATCCTGAGTGAACGGCGCTATACGGGTGAATTAGCGAACCCTGATCGGATCAGCGAGGACACCGACCTGATCACATCGCGCATCCTGTGGTTGGAAGGTTTGGAACCGGGCGTGAACAAAGGTGGAGCAAACGATAGCTATCAACGGTGCATCTATATCCACGGCACGGCCAATGAACGTTCCATTGGATCCCCATCTTCGCATGGCTGCATCCGCATGCTGAATGCCGATGTCATTGACCTTTACGAAAGAGTTCCTGTTGGCGCATTGGTGGTGATATTGGATAACTGAAGTCGTAATTTGAAATTCGAAGACCGAGCAGCACTCCGTATCTTCGTGCATTCCGTAGTACATGGATCTTTTTAGTTCACTTTTTGGCCTTTTTGCTGGCATTTTGATCGGTGCCGTCGCGTTCGCGTTCTGGTATCGTAAGCGCGATGCTGGCATGTTGGACATTGTACGCGCTCAATACGACAAAGAGCGTAAGGACCTTGAGCAACGGATCGAACGCGAGGTCCGTGAGAATAATACGCGAACCGAACAAACAAGGCTGCTTAGCGCTGACGTAGCCCGAGAGCAACAAAAGACGCAGGGCCTGCATGAAAAATTGGACGCTCAAAAAACGGAACTTGAGGAATTGCAGGTCCGCATGACCACCGAATTCGAGAATATTGCGAATCGATTGCTTTCCCAACGCGGAAAGGAGTTACAGGAACAACAAAGCGAAAAACTGGGCACCATCCTGAAGCCGCTTCAGGAACGGATCGTTGAATTTCAGACGCAAGTACGCGATGCATACGACAAAGAAGGCCGGGAACGTTTTGCGTTGAAGGACCAGATCGAAAATTGGTTACACAGAACACACGCCTTACCCAAGAAGCGGATAATCTTACCAAAGCATTGAAGGGCGATTCACAGAGCCAAGGTGCATGGGGCGAAATGATCCTGGAAAAACTATTGGACAGTTCCGGCCTGATCAAAGGACAGGAATATTCCATGCAGGAAAGCACTACGCTCAGTGATGGTTCACGGCTGCGTCCTGATGCGGTGATCATGCTTCCTGAAAACAAGCACCTGATCATCGATGCCAAGGTTTCATTGTTGCACTACGAACGCTATGCATCCAGCAACGGATCGGATGAACGCGATAAGTTCCTGAAGCAACATGTGGATAGTATCCGAACGCACGCCAAGGGGCTCGGTGAAAAGAACTACACCAAATTATATGGTGTGGACAGCGTGGATTTCGTGCTGATGTTCGTGCCGATCGAACCCGCGTTCTTGACCGCAATACGCGAAAGACCGGAGATCTTCCAAGAGGCCTATGACCGACAGGTGGTCATGGTAACGCATTCCACATTGATGGCAACTTTACGCACCATCCATGGGATCTGGAAGAACGAACGCATTGCACGGAACCACATTAAGATCGCGGAACGCGCTGGCGCATTGTATGATAAGTTCCATGGTTTTACGGAAGACCTTGGACGCATCGGAAAAAGCGTGAACGATGCCCAGAAAAGTTACGAAGCTGCAGTGGGAAAATTGAGCGAAGGACCGGGGAACTTGATCCGCCAAGTCGAAAAACTGAAGGAGCTCGGCGCAAAGACCAACAAGACGATCCACCCCAAATTATTGGAACGTTCCAAAGGTGGAATAACGAACCTGATCGAATGAGGCTATTGATCGGAATACTCTTCATGTCCGTATTGATCTTTGGCGGATGTAGAAGCCGCGCTACCGCAACCAAGCACGATAACTTCGCATACATCTACGGCAAAGGCGGATCACAAATGCGTCTGCATGCACGTGTGTACCACAGTGCGCCTGACCATTCCACAGTGTACTACAAATTGAACACACGCGACCTACTTTACAAAGGCGATGGAAGCGGAGGGCCTTTCAGATCGATCGTTCAGATAAAATATGAAGCGTATTCGGACTGGAGCACAAAGAATCTGTTGGACAGCGCAACAACGTTGATCCAGGACAAAAGCTACGACACCGATGAGGACCGCGAACTCATTGGCAGTATGGAGCTTCGGCGAAAAGAACAACGATCCTTTATTCTGAAGATCGTTGCGCGAGACCTCAACCGGGACAATGAAAGCACGGTCTACCTGCGTGTTGAGCGGGATGGTATTGCCTCACACCAGTATTTCATGCCAGTGGATACCGCTAAAGGCCTGCCGTTGTTCGATGATCATCTCGCCGTTGGTTCCAGTGTAAAAGTGCGCAGTGACGTATTCGCTGGTAAGACCTTGAGCTGTCAGCGATACCCGGTTGATGAGCTACTACCGGTTCCCGTATTCACAACGGCGAGTTCAATGCCGAACGATCCGATACCTGACAGTACGTATGCGATCACCGTGTCCGAGGAAGGGACATTTCTGATGTCATTGA
The nucleotide sequence above comes from Flavobacteriales bacterium. Encoded proteins:
- a CDS encoding OsmC family protein, which encodes MDTANITYLGDLRTTCTHVRSGESIVTDAPVDNKGKGAAFSPTDLLATSLASCMITTMAIVAADKGIPVHGLSARVVKHMASGPRRVERIEVHLEMDGTGLNAKARSIMEHTAHTCPVALSLESSLVQEITLTFLDN
- a CDS encoding polysaccharide pyruvyl transferase family protein, translated to MKLTYHEGQNFGDALNPLIFKKLFPDFFDDDERILFIGIGSILGLKKGTERTERRIYFSSGFAADAPSTYGTLPELRGTDDVICVRGPLTAKALGLPASKAIADGAILIKPLFPLERTETVTPFAYMPHIGSFKFFNDWKGLLVELGIAPIDPRDEPMSILQQLQGTGVLLTEAMHGAIVADAMGVPWIPVVCYDTINAFKWQDFTSSMGLSYTPQRVPPLFDRDFVGLMVKNKMKGIGLVPLERIATRSYAAYQQGIVRGRVARAFEKILGIRPELSDRAILDQRISALLDRADHVRSTYGRPMA
- the ung gene encoding uracil-DNA glycosylase, with the protein product MVNAPPISNIGEDWIIHLQSAFQSPSYSELCTFLDRERTTSVIYPKKEDVFAAFGHTPLFNVKVVILGQDPYHGEGQAHGLSFSVPKGMRTPPSLRNIFKEIQRDLNTEAPRTTDLSGWAQQGVLLLNTVLTVRENEAGSHRSKGWEQFTDAVITVVSEQLNGIIFLLWGNPAQHKESLIDTQKHVVLKAPHPSPLSAHRGFIGCGHFSRVNELLQELGKSTIDWMQ
- a CDS encoding L,D-transpeptidase; this encodes MELRYPEQPRTGTLLYVSLDQQSMFLVKEGTLLKVYPVATASNGPGMEINSNRTPTGLHVIGKKIGDNVPMMGILSERRYTGELANPDRISEDTDLITSRILWLEGLEPGVNKGGANDSYQRCIYIHGTANERSIGSPSSHGCIRMLNADVIDLYERVPVGALVVILDN
- a CDS encoding DNA recombination protein RmuC; this encodes MVTQNTRLTQEADNLTKALKGDSQSQGAWGEMILEKLLDSSGLIKGQEYSMQESTTLSDGSRLRPDAVIMLPENKHLIIDAKVSLLHYERYASSNGSDERDKFLKQHVDSIRTHAKGLGEKNYTKLYGVDSVDFVLMFVPIEPAFLTAIRERPEIFQEAYDRQVVMVTHSTLMATLRTIHGIWKNERIARNHIKIAERAGALYDKFHGFTEDLGRIGKSVNDAQKSYEAAVGKLSEGPGNLIRQVEKLKELGAKTNKTIHPKLLERSKGGITNLIE
- a CDS encoding GWxTD domain-containing protein — its product is MRLLIGILFMSVLIFGGCRSRATATKHDNFAYIYGKGGSQMRLHARVYHSAPDHSTVYYKLNTRDLLYKGDGSGGPFRSIVQIKYEAYSDWSTKNLLDSATTLIQDKSYDTDEDRELIGSMELRRKEQRSFILKIVARDLNRDNESTVYLRVERDGIASHQYFMPVDTAKGLPLFDDHLAVGSSVKVRSDVFAGKTLSCQRYPVDELLPVPVFTTASSMPNDPIPDSTYAITVSEEGTFLMSLNNPGTYFIRSDSVADDGFSLFALKDCYPYVGTAADMLKPLRYITSLQEFDHISNAPNVRYAIERFWIDAAGDRERAREAIRIYYGRVETANRFFTSFVEGWRTDRGLVNIIFGTPTSIYKSDHSETWIYGEENNLMSLTFTFVKGKSAFSDNDLVLNRDPLLKGAWYRNVESWRNGRVYQN